Proteins encoded together in one Kitasatospora albolonga window:
- a CDS encoding glyoxalase: MEILGTTLRICVDDLEAAVAFYQGLTGTPAQRFERGGVSVAAIGCFLLMSGPESELEVLRKVSATIAVKDVDEANAALTRAGARIVAGPVPTPAGRNLIALHPDGSVFEYVDRRVTV, from the coding sequence ATGGAGATCCTCGGAACCACGCTGCGTATCTGCGTCGACGACCTGGAGGCCGCTGTCGCCTTCTACCAGGGGCTGACGGGCACTCCGGCCCAGCGCTTCGAGCGCGGCGGGGTGTCGGTCGCCGCGATCGGCTGCTTCCTGCTGATGAGCGGGCCCGAGTCGGAGCTGGAGGTGCTGCGCAAGGTGAGCGCGACCATCGCCGTGAAGGACGTCGACGAGGCCAACGCGGCGCTCACCCGGGCGGGGGCGCGGATCGTGGCGGGGCCGGTGCCGACCCCGGCGGGGCGCAACCTGATCGCGCTGCACCCGGACGGATCGGTCTTCGAGTACGTGGACCGCAGGGTCACCGTCTGA
- a CDS encoding LD-carboxypeptidase, producing the protein MTEGPHGATPLARPPRLRPGMRAAVVAPSGPVPADRLEEGLGVLRGWGLEPVVMPHVRDVHPELDYLAGSDADRAADLRAAWCDPSVDAVFCARGGYGAHRMVDLLDWAAIRAAGPKVFVGYSDITALHEAFALRAGFATLHGPMVATEGFLKDAPAREHLRATLFEPETVLTLESPTAAALVPGRARGILYGGCVSLLAAAIGTPHARTGARGGLLAVEDTGEEPYRLDGILTRLLRSGALAGLSGVVCGSWQECGPYEKVRAVLADRFGPLGIPVVEELGFGHGPASPTVPLGVPAVLNAPADGGRCTLTVEVPALL; encoded by the coding sequence ATGACGGAGGGGCCTCACGGGGCGACCCCCCTGGCCCGGCCGCCCCGGCTCCGCCCCGGGATGCGGGCCGCCGTCGTCGCCCCCAGCGGGCCCGTCCCCGCCGACCGGCTGGAGGAGGGGCTCGGGGTGCTGCGCGGCTGGGGCCTGGAGCCCGTCGTGATGCCCCATGTCCGTGACGTGCACCCGGAGTTGGACTACCTCGCCGGGTCGGACGCCGACCGGGCGGCCGACCTCCGGGCCGCCTGGTGCGATCCGTCCGTGGACGCCGTGTTCTGCGCCCGGGGCGGGTACGGGGCCCACCGGATGGTGGACCTGCTCGACTGGGCGGCGATCCGGGCGGCCGGGCCCAAGGTGTTCGTCGGCTACAGCGACATCACCGCGCTCCACGAGGCGTTCGCGCTGCGGGCCGGATTCGCCACGCTGCACGGCCCGATGGTGGCCACGGAGGGGTTCCTGAAGGATGCGCCGGCCCGTGAGCACCTGCGCGCCACGCTCTTCGAGCCGGAGACGGTCCTGACCCTGGAGTCGCCCACGGCCGCCGCCCTGGTCCCCGGGCGGGCCCGGGGCATCCTGTACGGCGGCTGCGTCAGCCTGCTCGCCGCCGCCATCGGCACCCCGCACGCCCGGACCGGCGCCCGGGGCGGACTCCTGGCCGTCGAGGACACCGGGGAGGAGCCCTACCGGCTCGACGGCATCCTCACCCGGCTGCTGCGCTCCGGCGCCCTGGCGGGGCTGTCCGGGGTGGTCTGCGGCTCCTGGCAGGAGTGCGGACCGTACGAGAAGGTCCGCGCGGTACTGGCCGACCGGTTCGGCCCGCTGGGGATACCCGTGGTCGAGGAGCTGGGCTTCGGCCACGGACCGGCCTCGCCGACCGTCCCGCTGGGGGTGCCTGCGGTGCTGAACGCCCCTGCGGACGGCGGCCGTTGCACACTGACCGTCGAGGTCCCCGCGCTCCTCTAG
- a CDS encoding arginase: MRPIVVLDAPSNLGLRPPAPGTVPGCYKLAGALREQRIVQRLGALEGGVVVPPRYDRGDWQPGDGVFNAAAIARYTRTLADRIEGHVRAGEFALVLGGDCSIQLGATLALRRLGRYGLAAVDGSADFRHLGNSDHVGAAGGEELAISTGRGQADLSDLEGLRPYLKDEDIRLFGMRDEDEDRTELAALKIPNTTVGQIREWGAAELARAAVESLETPALDGYWVHLDADVLDPSIMPAVDSPDDGGLFPDELAPLLRTLVSSPRCVGLNVTIYDPDLDPDGTAGALLADLVVGALAPA; this comes from the coding sequence ATGCGCCCCATCGTGGTTCTCGACGCCCCTTCCAACCTGGGCCTGCGCCCGCCCGCCCCCGGCACCGTCCCCGGCTGCTACAAGCTGGCGGGCGCCCTGCGCGAGCAGCGGATCGTGCAGCGTCTGGGCGCGCTGGAGGGCGGGGTGGTGGTGCCGCCCCGCTACGACCGCGGGGACTGGCAGCCGGGCGACGGCGTCTTCAACGCGGCCGCCATCGCCCGCTACACCCGCACCCTCGCGGACCGGATCGAAGGGCACGTACGGGCCGGGGAGTTCGCCCTCGTCCTCGGCGGCGACTGCTCCATCCAGCTCGGCGCGACCCTCGCCCTGCGCCGCCTCGGCCGGTACGGGCTGGCCGCCGTGGACGGGTCCGCGGACTTCCGCCACCTCGGCAACAGCGATCACGTCGGTGCGGCGGGCGGTGAGGAGCTGGCCATCTCCACCGGGCGCGGCCAGGCCGACCTGAGCGACCTCGAAGGGCTCCGGCCCTACCTCAAGGACGAGGACATCCGCCTCTTCGGGATGCGCGACGAGGACGAGGACCGGACGGAGCTGGCCGCCTTGAAGATCCCCAACACGACCGTCGGCCAGATCCGGGAGTGGGGCGCCGCCGAGCTGGCCCGGGCCGCCGTGGAGAGCCTGGAGACGCCCGCCCTGGACGGCTACTGGGTCCACCTGGACGCCGACGTCCTCGACCCGAGCATCATGCCCGCCGTCGACAGCCCGGACGACGGCGGCCTCTTCCCCGACGAACTCGCCCCGCTGCTGCGTACGTTGGTCTCCTCGCCGCGCTGCGTCGGGCTCAACGTCACCATCTACGACCCGGACCTGGACCCGGACGGCACGGCGGGCGCGCTCCTCGCGGACCTCGTCGTCGGAGCGCTCGCACCGGCCTGA
- a CDS encoding DUF1049 domain-containing protein, whose product MSPKDVTSDGRRGTGLWTPGRIAVAVLVVLVIVFIFVNTQKVTIRVLIPEVTMPLWLALLAMFLIGLVCGGYLFRRKGK is encoded by the coding sequence ATGAGCCCCAAGGACGTGACGAGCGACGGCAGGCGCGGCACCGGGCTGTGGACCCCGGGCCGTATCGCCGTCGCCGTGCTGGTCGTACTGGTCATCGTGTTCATCTTCGTGAACACCCAGAAGGTCACCATCCGGGTGCTGATCCCCGAAGTGACCATGCCGCTCTGGCTCGCCCTGCTCGCCATGTTCCTGATCGGGCTGGTCTGCGGCGGCTATCTGTTCCGCCGCAAGGGCAAGTGA
- a CDS encoding GNAT family N-acetyltransferase has protein sequence MRRFTEGDAAEFTARARESRAHHRPWLFPPERPDTYAAYTETLARDPAREGFLVCERAERADGGTGGDLGEGGTDGAPDGAIAGFININNIVLGGFRSGALGYGAFAHAAGRGLMGEALGLVMGLAFGPLGLHRLEANIQPGNAASIALVRRAGFRLEGFSPDFLHIGGAWRDHERWAITAPAPEAPQAVARPA, from the coding sequence CTGCGCCGCTTCACGGAGGGCGACGCGGCGGAGTTCACCGCCCGCGCCCGGGAGAGCCGCGCGCACCACCGCCCGTGGCTCTTCCCGCCGGAGCGGCCCGACACCTACGCCGCGTACACCGAGACCCTCGCCCGGGACCCGGCCCGGGAGGGCTTCCTCGTCTGCGAGCGGGCCGAGCGGGCCGACGGCGGCACGGGCGGGGACCTCGGCGAGGGCGGCACGGACGGGGCGCCGGACGGGGCCATCGCCGGGTTCATCAACATCAACAACATCGTCCTCGGCGGCTTCCGCTCCGGCGCCCTCGGTTACGGGGCCTTCGCCCACGCGGCCGGGCGCGGACTGATGGGCGAAGCGCTCGGCCTCGTCATGGGCCTCGCCTTCGGACCGCTCGGACTGCACCGCCTGGAGGCCAACATCCAGCCCGGCAACGCGGCCTCCATCGCCCTGGTCCGGCGGGCAGGCTTCCGTCTGGAGGGGTTCTCGCCCGACTTCCTCCACATCGGCGGCGCCTGGCGCGACCACGAACGCTGGGCGATCACCGCACCGGCCCCCGAAGCCCCGCAAGCCGTTGCGCGGCCCGCCTAA
- a CDS encoding peptidase S15, which produces MRNPLVAVAAAALAAPLVLSGPAHAEPAPYTVTPLKFTVQAGGRSCVVDADLYRPAGVDADRPAPAVLATNGFGGSKSDGSTDAIGRAVASRGYVGLVYSGLGFGKSGCLITLNDPAIDGKAASGLLDFLGGTRAADDGTRADYVVQDGEGDPRVGMIGGSYGGAVQLATASTDPRLDALVPLITWNDLAYALAPNNTGARTGVSSDTPGVFKWQWTNGFYLIGEGQPLLNPSLDPSRFNRLDCLHFASRACETIRLLNSGRYPADRAQGMLDYARSVSPVSYLDRVQAPTLVIQGQADSLFNLNEATATYRTLKAQGTPAKMIWQSWGHSGGLFPGELDLGEGNLETSYVGRRVLAWFDRYLQKKTDTDTGPEFAYYRSWQDGYGTAAELPALSQQMYLSGDGKLVDNRSKVVRGSRHYTNWPVPTSHSESSIAPLIGLPDPEPYDTKGTYLGWRSAPLTAPVDVVGAPRATLKVRSPKAERVQNSGDASDKLVLFAKVYDVAPDGTRTLVNRLVSPVRVPDVTRPFTVELPGIVHRYEKGHRLEFVIAASDTAYFGNRGIKPVTVTHAPEDTGVLELPVVPAG; this is translated from the coding sequence GTGCGCAACCCGCTCGTCGCGGTCGCGGCGGCCGCTCTCGCCGCCCCCCTCGTGCTCTCCGGCCCGGCGCACGCCGAGCCCGCCCCGTACACCGTCACCCCGCTGAAGTTCACCGTCCAGGCGGGCGGGCGCTCCTGCGTGGTCGACGCCGACCTCTACCGCCCGGCGGGCGTCGACGCGGACCGCCCCGCCCCCGCCGTCCTCGCCACCAACGGCTTCGGCGGCAGCAAGTCCGACGGGTCGACCGACGCCATCGGCAGGGCCGTCGCCTCCCGGGGCTATGTCGGCCTCGTCTACTCCGGGCTCGGCTTCGGCAAGTCCGGCTGCCTGATCACCCTGAACGACCCCGCCATCGACGGGAAGGCCGCGAGCGGGCTCCTCGACTTCCTCGGCGGCACCCGCGCGGCGGACGACGGCACCCGCGCCGACTACGTCGTCCAGGACGGCGAGGGAGACCCGCGCGTCGGCATGATCGGCGGCTCCTACGGCGGCGCCGTCCAGCTCGCCACCGCCTCCACCGACCCCCGCCTGGACGCCCTCGTCCCGCTCATCACCTGGAACGACCTCGCCTACGCGCTCGCCCCCAACAACACCGGGGCGCGCACCGGGGTCTCCTCCGACACCCCCGGCGTCTTCAAGTGGCAGTGGACCAACGGGTTCTACCTGATCGGCGAGGGCCAGCCGCTGCTGAACCCGAGCCTGGACCCGTCCCGCTTCAACCGGCTGGACTGCCTGCACTTCGCCTCCCGGGCCTGCGAGACCATCCGGCTCCTCAACTCCGGCCGCTACCCGGCCGACCGGGCGCAGGGGATGCTCGACTACGCCCGCAGCGTCTCGCCCGTCTCCTACCTCGACCGGGTCCAGGCCCCCACGCTCGTCATCCAGGGCCAGGCCGACAGCCTCTTCAACCTCAACGAGGCGACCGCCACCTACCGGACCCTCAAGGCGCAGGGCACCCCGGCCAAGATGATCTGGCAGTCCTGGGGCCACAGCGGCGGCCTGTTCCCCGGCGAACTCGACCTGGGCGAAGGCAATCTGGAGACCAGCTATGTGGGCCGTCGGGTGCTCGCCTGGTTCGACCGCTACCTCCAGAAGAAGACGGACACCGACACCGGCCCCGAGTTCGCCTACTACCGCTCCTGGCAGGACGGTTACGGCACCGCCGCCGAACTCCCCGCCCTCTCGCAGCAGATGTACCTCTCCGGTGACGGCAAGCTCGTCGACAACCGCTCCAAGGTGGTCCGCGGCAGCCGCCACTACACCAACTGGCCGGTGCCGACGAGCCATTCGGAGAGCTCGATCGCCCCGCTGATCGGACTGCCCGACCCGGAACCGTACGACACCAAGGGCACGTACCTGGGCTGGCGGAGCGCCCCGCTCACCGCCCCCGTCGATGTGGTCGGCGCCCCCAGAGCCACCCTGAAGGTGCGCTCCCCGAAGGCGGAACGCGTCCAGAACAGCGGGGACGCCTCCGACAAGCTCGTCCTCTTCGCCAAGGTGTACGACGTGGCCCCGGACGGAACCAGGACCCTGGTGAACCGGCTCGTCTCGCCGGTCCGGGTCCCCGATGTCACCCGGCCCTTCACGGTGGAGCTGCCCGGCATCGTCCACCGGTACGAGAAGGGGCACCGCCTCGAGTTCGTGATCGCCGCCAGCGACACCGCGTACTTCGGCAACCGGGGCATCAAGCCCGTCACCGTCACCCACGCCCCCGAGGACACCGGAGTCCTGGAGCTCCCGGTGGTCCCGGCGGGCTGA